One genomic region from Osmerus mordax isolate fOsmMor3 chromosome 4, fOsmMor3.pri, whole genome shotgun sequence encodes:
- the snrkb gene encoding SNF related kinase b, which translates to MAAGRSGPEDQIAGMYELDRTLGKGHFAVVKLARHVVTGLLVAIKVIDKTKLDAMATGHLLQEVRCMKLVQHPNVVRLYEVIDTPCRLYLILELGDGGDLYDYIQRHEGGVAEGMARVLFAQIVRAVAYCHRLHVVHRDLKPENVVLFNQQRVKITDFGFSNLFQPGAMLSTSCGSLAYSAPEILLGEAYDAPSVDIWSLGVILYMLVCGHPPFQEANDSETLIRIMDCRYAMPTHVSQRCQDLISRMLQRAPCQRAPLQEIEGHPWLQGVDPAPHGSSSPLSSHLSLTPEEHQSILHAMVSRHIADQDTIQQALEADLYNHITATYYLLGERILGDKEDRPPQLSHTPLVPSLGLQDRGFHHGAVRGALPAGSAHRGASESWKLLAARPLLQPGRPENPLSEYTPVPCQVLSLHPTPPNPPDPPLKSLGALRLICEEEEEEEEEEEEEIEEKEEAQLLRQALLSSTVQTTQAVPTPSDPRGSGGLQSPARPALVQEEGAGQLGALEGSPNEEVDTVVVRKEQKEMEDQKEQKEEYTMEEEDSQNREEDDLHEPAVQEQKMMRSELVSMYDTSEPLKVKSGNHVTADQRISGVDNQVHTVVDSPPPSPCLEGVVQCCRGKREMPNWDPSSSVLENNNNTAAKLSQSCFLSSNDCVDLGPDGVEARRVAVPSTEGEEGGNTEKGLHLARSDYQNAPPDMCVAKEAGYEAALRVEPGKGKKLRERLLKLPLCEKALSFNIQPTSKEKLLPFAQYNCCHVL; encoded by the exons ATGGCGGCCGGCAGGAGTGGTCCCGAGGATCAGATTGCTGGCATGTACGAGCTGGACCGAACGCTAGGTAAAGGCCATTTTGCTGTGGTCAAACTGGCACGACACGTCGTCACTGGCCTGCTGGTGGCCATCAAG GTAATCGACAAGACCAAGCTGGACGCCATGGCGACAGGCCACCTCCTACAAGAAGTGCGCTGCATGAAGCTGGTGCAGCACCCCAACGTGGTGCGCCTGTACGAGGTGATTGACACGCCCTGCAGGCTGTACCTCATCCTGGAGCTGGGCGACGGGGGGGACCTGTATGACTACATCCAGCGCCACGAGGGAGGCGTGGCCGAGGGCATGGCCAGGGTATTGTTTGCCCAGATCGTACGCGCCGTGGCCTACTGTCACCGTCTGCACGTGGTGCACCGTGACCTCAAGCCAGAGAATGTGGTGCTCTTCAACCAGCAGAGGGTCAAGATCACAGACTTCGGCTTCAGCAACCTCTTCCAGCCCGGCGCCATGCTGAGCACCAGCTGTGGATCCCTGGCCTACTCTGCCCCCGAGATCCTTCTGGGGGAGGCCTACGATGCCCCATCCGTgg aCATATGGTCACTGGGGGTGATTCTATACATGTTGGTGTGTGGTCACCCACCCTTCCAGGAGGCCAATGACAGCGAGACGCTCATCAGGATCATGGACTGTCGCTATGCCATGCCCACACACGTCTCACAACGCTGCCAAGA TCTCATCTCCAGGATGCTCCAGAGAGCGCCGTGCCAGCGGGCACCCCTGCAGGAGATCGAGGGTCACCCCTGGCTGCAGGGTGTGGACCCAGCCCCCCAtggctcctccagccccctctcctcccacctcagcTTGACCCCAGAGGAGCACCAGTCCATCCTGCATGCCATGGTCAGCCGACACATTGCTGACCAGGACACCATCCAACA ggcgttGGAGGCTGATCTCTACAACCACATCACAGCTACCTACTATCTGCTAGGGGAGCGTATCCTTGGAGACAAGGAAGACCGGCCACCTCAGCTGTCACA CACCCCTCTGGTACCGTCCCTGGgtctgcaggacagggggttccACCATGGGGCTGTCAGAGGGGCGCTGCCTGCTGGCTCTGCCCACAGGGGAGCGTCTGAGTCTTGGAAACTTCTCGCCGCGAGGCCCCTGCTTCAACCAGGTCGTCCAGAGAACCCTCTGTCTGAGTACACCCCTGTACCCTGTCAAGTTCTCTCTCTGCACCcaacaccccccaacccccctgatCCCCCCCTCAAGAGTCTGGGAGCCCTGCGGCTgatctgtgaggaggaggaggaggaggaggaggaggaagaagaagaaatagaagaaaaggaagaggcCCAATTGCTCAGACAGGCCTTGCTGTCCAGCACAGTGCAGACAACACAGGCTGTGCCTACCCCCTCAGATCCAAGGGGTTCTGGGGGGCTGCAGAGTCCCGCTAGACCAGCCCTTGTCCAGGAAGAGGGAGCAGGACAGCTGGGGGCTCTGGAGGGAAGCCCGAATGAAGAGGTGGATACTGTGGTCGTGAGGAAGgaacagaaagagatggaggaccaGAAGGAGCAGAAAGAAGAGTACACGATGGAAGAAGAGGATAGTCAGAACAGGGAAGAGGATGATCTACATGAGCCAGCAGTACAGGAACAGAAAATGATGCGATCTGAGCTTGTATCCATGTATGACACATCTGAGCCACTGAAGGTGAAGTCAGGCAACCATGTTACTGCTGATCAGCGAATCAGTGGGGTGGACAACCAGGTTCACACAGTGGTAGActcacccccaccatcaccctGTCTCGAAGGGGTGGTGCAGTGTTGCCGGGGGAAACGGGAAATGCCTAATTGGGATCCCAGTTCTAGCGTTCtggagaacaacaacaacacagcgGCCAAGCTCAGCCAGAGCTGTTTCCTCTCCAGCAACGACTGTGTGGACCTGGGCCCAGATGGGGTGGAGGCACGTAGGGTGGCGGTGCCCAGcaccgagggggaggagggaggtaacACAGAGAAAGGGCTCCACCTGGCGAGGTCTGACTACCAAAATGCACCTCCGGACATGTGTGTGGCAAAAGAGGCGGGCTATGAGGCGGCACTGAGGGTGGAACCTGGGAAAGGGAAGAAGCTAAGAGAACGGCTGCTGAAGCTCCCGTTGTGTGAGAAGGCCCTTTCCTTCAACATCCAGCCCACCTCCAAGGAGAAGCTGCTGCCCTTTGCCCAGTACAACTGCTGTCATGTCCTTTAG
- the LOC136941586 gene encoding uncharacterized protein, with protein sequence MRLAQHHEREDSRLAPPVSPSQLGGSGTPQTLVIGDSITRNIRLEPPATVYCVPGARATDIVANLSSGVPAARLFQFFYKFFFYSVASTKAKAKAHGAYTDDRYENIVIHVGTNDVRLRQSEDTKVNIARACDLAQKMSRHRVIASGPLPVRGTDEIYSRHNHWLARFCTEQGLGFVDNWSSFWARPGLLKSDGLHPSWRGAFLLSRNTETILEQT encoded by the exons ATGCGACTGGCGCAACATCACGAGAGGGAGGACTCCAGACTAGCCCCACCAGTTTCGCCTTCGCAGCTTGGTGGGAGTGGGACTCCTCAGACGTTAGTGATCGGTGACTCCATCACTCGTAACATTAGATTAGAGCCACCAGCGACAGTTTACTGTGTGCCTGGGGCCAGAGCTACCGACATAGTAGCTAATCTTAGT TCTGGCGTCCCAGCTGCCAGATTATTCCAGTTTTtttacaagttttttttttacagtgtggcTAGCACCAAGGCCAAAGCTAAGGCACATGGCGCATACACTGATGATAGGTACGAGAATATTGTCATACATGTCGGCACCAATGATGTTAGGCTGAGGCAGTCAGAGGACACAAAGGTTAATATAGCTCGGGCATGTGACCTTGCTCAAAAGATGAGTCGGCATCGAGTAATAGCCTCAGGTCCACTACCTGTTAGGGGGACTGATGAGATCTACAGCAGACATAACCACTGGTTGGCTCGCTTCTGCACAGAACAGGGTTTGGGATTTGTAGATAACTGGTCTAGTTTCTGGGCCAGACCTGGCTTGTTGAAAAGTGATGGGCTCCATCCGAGTTGGAGAGGTGCTTTTCTATTGTCTCGGAACACTGAAACTATTTTAGAGCAGACCTGA